The genomic region GACCTTGGCTACTCTGTAGAACAAGACTCAAGTCTCCTCTTGCACAAATCTATAACTCTACCGACCACTTCGGATATATTAAGATCGGTGGAATCTAAAATCACCGCATCGGGCGCCGGTTTCAATGGACCCACAGCCCGGGAGCTATCCTGCTCATCCCGTTTTATGATCTCAGCCTCAACGTCATCCCAGTTGACTTCCAGGCCTTTGGCCCGCATTTCCTCAAAACGTCGGCGGGTCCGTTCCTCGAGACTGGCGGTGAGGAACACTTTCACATCGGCATCGGGAAGCACCACCGTCCCGATATCGCGCCCGTCCATTACCACACCCTTATCCTTAGCCATCTCCCGCTGCCAACGTACCATCTGCTCCCGCACTTCCGGCAGCGTGGAAATATCTGAGGCTAAGGCACCGATTGTTGTGCTGCGGATTTTTTCAGATACATCTATGCCATCCAGGTAGACTTGGTCGCCTTTCAGATCGATGGAGGTCGTTTGAAGAAGAGCGCAGATCTCTGGAGGGATTGATGAATCGGTGCGCGCTTCGGCCACCTTTAAAGCGAAAGCCCGATACATCGCACCGGTGTTAACATATTGATACCCCAACTGCTCTGCTACCAATCTGGCCACAGTGCTCTTACCAGCACCGGCAGGACCATCAATTGCAATAGACAACTTATCAACCATTCCCTGCAACCTTTACCTCAATTCGCGATATCAACAAGTCTTCATGTACATATATTCTCGGAAAAACCAAATATTCCTCTTAATGCCAGCTAAAAACTTTCAACGCATTGTTCAAGACACAGCTCGTTCAGCAGATCCACAAACCCTGGAAAGGAGATTCCAATGCACTTGGGAGCCTCAATCCAGGTTTCTTCCCGGCCCAATAGCCCCGCTACCACCAGCATCATGGCGATCCGATGGTCATGGCAACTGCTGCACTGGCCCCCCTGCAACATCTGGCCGCCCTGCACCCGGAACCCATCGGGAAAGGTCTCCATCTTCAATCCCAGTTTGCCCAACTCCATAGCCGTTGTATGAATTCGATCCGATTCTTTCACCCGCAGTTCCGCGGCATCGGTCACCAGGGTCTCTCCTTGGGCCTGACTGCCCAACAGGGCCACCAGGGGCAACTCATCGATGATCCAAGGAATGAGATCGCCTCCGATCTCACATCCCTGTAGGGAGCTAGATCTAGCGGTAATGTCCCCCACCGGTTCACCGCACACCTCCCGGATATTAGCGATTTCCACCTGGGCCCCCATCCGGCGGAGCACTTCCAAGAATCCAGTTCTGGTGGGATTGAGATTGACGTTTTCAATAGTGACAACACTGTCGGGTAACAGTACCGCGGCCGCCAGCAAGAATGCCGCCGATGAGAAATCCCCAGTAATAGTGATAGGTCGGGCCTCCAGTTCCCTGGGTCCCGTAACCCCCACGGTCGTACCTTCCCGCTCCACAGGACACCCCAAGTAGGTTAACATCCGCTCGGTGTGATCCCGGGACAAGGCTGGCTCCGTAACGGTAGTGGTCCCTGGAATCCCCAAACCGGCTAACAACACAGCGGACTTCACTTGGGCACTGGCCACCGGACTCTGGATATGCCCCGGCTGCAAAGGCCCACCCTTGACCGCTATGGGTGCATACATTCCCCCTTGCCGGCCATCGATCTGGGCCCCCAACTGCCTGAGGGGCTTTACCACCCGATCCATGGGCCTCCGGCGCAGGGAAGCATCCCCAGTGAACACAAAAAAGTGGGGTCGGGTACTGACCAGGCCCAAAAGCAGCCTGATGGTGGTGCCGGAATTTCCCGCATCAAGGACCTCTTCTGGCTCCCGCAATTGATCCTGCCCCACGCTCTGTACAATATACTCACCGGGACCTATTCGTGTGATATCACTGCCCAGGGACTTCAAAATCTCCAGGGTTCCTAGGCAATCCGCGCTCTCCAGAAGTCCTTGGATGTGGGTAGTCCCCCGGGCAATGGCACCTAACATGAGGGCCCGGTGGGAGATGGACTTGTCCCCCGGTACCCGACACTGTCCTTGCAATCCCTTGGCTGGCTTCACCTTCAGCATAGACCAACTCCGGGTACCACCCGGTTCCCCCTTCCCACTCAGGTCCGCCGCGTTACCAGATGTCCGCGACTTCTTAGGGCCTTGAGGGCCTGATCCAGTTGCTGCTCATCACTGAATCCCAACCGCAACACACCGGCCTCGCCCTCCCTGGCCCGCATGATCTCAATATCCGCGATATTAATCTTCTCTTCGGTCAAAATCCCTGCAATGGCCCCAATGGCTCCCGGTTCATCGGCCACCTGCACGGTCAGCTCATAATAATTGGTGAGCCGCCGGCTGTGCCTGGGCAGCTCATCCCGCAGGACCTTGGCAGCACGGAGCCTTTCGTATAGTACTTCGCCGTCCTCGGCCAAAGCCCTTTGCAGATCCGTTAGAACTTCTTTCAACTGCTCAATGGCCCGATGAATATGCCCCTTATTCGTCTCCAGGATCTGAAGCCAAAGCCCCGGATCCCCTGAGGCCACCCGGGTGGTGTCCCGAAAGCCACCCGCGGCCAAGGCTAACAGTTCGGGATAGGTCCCACTGAGTTTGCCTGCGGTCAGGGTCAAGGCCACCGCGCATAAGTGCGGCAGGTGACTGACCACACTCACGATCAGATCATGATCCTGGGGACTGAGGATAACCGGAAAGGCACCAGTATCCTCCACCAGAGCCTGCAACCGTGTCAGGTTTTCTTTGGGGCAGTCCGTAAAGGGAGTGAGGATATACGCGGCGTTTTCGAACAGATGGGGACTGGCGGCAGTGATGCCACTACGTTCTTTGCCGGCCATTGGATGTCCTCCGATGAAGGTAACCCCCGGGGGCAGGACCCGGCGGGCCGTCTCCACAATCTGTTCCTTGGTGCTGCCCAGATCACTGATGACACTCCCGGGGGGACAATACTGGGCAGCCACCGTTAGATACTCCATAATCCCCCGAATGGGGGTGGCCAAAAAGACCACCTCACCAAAGGAGAAAGCCTCCGCCGCCGTAGAGGCGATCTGATCGACGGCGCCCAAGCTCAAAGCCTCTTGACAGACTTCGGGGGATGTATCGTACCCGATGACGTAAACATCCTCGGTACGACACCTGAGGGCTAACCCCAGGGACCCCCCCATCAGTCCCAATCCAACAATGACAACCTTCCGCATAGGTCCACTTCCTACAGACGACGTTCCATCACTTGGGCCACTTTCCTTACTTCCCCAATCAACGCGGCAAACTCGTCGGGACGCAGGGACTGGGGACCATCGGACAGAGCCTTTTCCGGGCAAGGGTGCACTTCCACCATAAGCCCGTCGGCTCCCGCGGCCACTGCTGCCCGGGCCATGGCGGTGACTAGACGCCTTTTCCCGGTGCCATGGGAGGGATCCACGATGATGGGCAAATGGCTGAGTTCCCGAATCAAGGGCACGGCACTAAGATCCAGGGTATTGCGGGTGGCCGTCTCGTAGGTGCGGATCCCCCGCTCACAGAGGACCACATCAAAATTACCCGCGGAGATGATGTATTCCGCCGCCATAAGCCACTCCTCGATGGTCGCGGACATTCCCCGCTTAAGCAACACCGGCTTTCTGGTAAGTCCCACTTCCCGCAGGAGGGTGAAGTTCTGCATGTTGCGGGCCCCGATCTGCAGCATGTCCACATACTGGCTAACCAACTCCACGTCCCGGGGGTTAACCACTTCGGACACTACGGGCAACCCCGTCTTCTCCCGGGCCAGGGCTAAGAGTCTAAGCCCCTCCTCTTCAAGACCCTGGAAGGAATAGGGGGAAGTCCTGGGTTTGAAAGCGCCACCCCGTAAAATGGTGGCACCCGCGGCCTTCACCTGCTCCGCGGCTTCCAAAAGCTGTTCCTCGCTTTCCACGGCGCAGGGCCCCGCCATGATCACCAGTTGCTCCCCACCGATGACCACGTCCCCCACCTTCACCTGGGATCTTTCAGGTCGGAATTCTCTGCTGGCCAGCTTGAAGGGCTGCAAAATGGGAAGGACCCGCTCCACCCCAGGCATGGCCTCCAGAAACTCCACGTTAATCTTGGTCTTGTCCCCGATGGCACCGATGATGGTCCTTTCCACCCCTTGGGACAGGTGCGCCTCGAAGCCTAATTCCTTGAGCCGCTCAATCACATGATTCAGTTCCGAAGTACCCGCCTTCGGCTCCATCACAATAATCATGGCCGACACCTCGTTTGGTCTTGATCAACAAAAATAACAATTTAGAACAGTGTCCGCAGGGCCTCCACAAAGCGTTGGTTCTGCTCGGGGATACCGATGGTCACCCGGATAAAAGTGGGCTGACCGAAGGGATCTCCCTGACGGACGATCACTCCCTGCCGGAGTAATGCCTGATATACATCGGCACTGGGCCTACCCAAATCCACGTAGATGAAGTTTGTTTGGGTGGGCACATAGGCAAGACCCAGTTTTTCAAACTCCGCATACAGGTATTCTTTCCCCTGGCGGTTGACTTCCACACTCTTTTGTACGTGGGCCTGATCCGCCAAGGCGGCAATCGCGGCCACCTGGGCCATGCTATTGACGTTGAAGGGTTCCTTTACCCGATTGATGTCCGCGGCCAGTTTGGGGTTAGCCACCGCATAACCCACCCGCAGGCCCGCCAGAGCGTAGACCTTGGAAAAAGTGCGGGTCACCACCACGTTAGGTCGCTCCAACACCCAAGGCACCGTCTGGGGATAACTGGGATCATCAACATACTCGTAGTAGGCTTCGTCGATGACCACCAAGACATCCTCGGGAATCCTGTCCACAAAGGCCCGCAGACTTGCCTCATCGACAATGGTGCCGGTGGGGTTGTTGGGGTTGCACACAAAGACGATCTTGGTAGTCTCATCCATCGCCTGGGCCATGGCTTCCAGGTCATGGGTGAAATCTACTAAGGGCACCGCCACTTCCCGGGCCCCCATCAGGCGCAATACGTAAGCATACTCACTAAAGGAAGGATCTGCGTAAATTCCTGAATCCTCGCTATCCACGAAGGCTTCGGCGATGAGCTTCAAAATCTCATCGGAGCCGTTACCCACCACCAAGGACTCTACGGGTACGTTCAGATGGGCAGCTAGCTTCTCCTTCAGGGCCAAGGCAGCCCCGTCGGGGTAGAGGGCCATGTTTGCCGCCGCATCCACCATGGCCTGAACCGCCAGAGGCGAAGGTCCCAGGGGGTTTTCGTTAGAAGCCAGCTTAATAACGTCGGAGATACCCAGTTCCCGTTGGACCTCCTCGATGGGCTTTCCCGGTACATAGGGGGTGATTCTGTCGATACACTTACGAGTTTGGGGATACTTCATCTTCCTCGGCCAGTAGGCCTTCTCTCCTTCTTGTTATACTTTACCATCTACTATACCAGATCCGGACGCAGAGATCTTGCCCCTTTTAGATAGACATGCACGATTTCGTCTTGTTTCTTTTCTGTATTCACATGCATCAGCAGGCGAATACACCTTGGCAAGCTGCCCGGCACCGCGATCTCGTAAGAACAGATCATGGGTACTAAGTCTAGACCCAAGGCCCTGGCCGCGGTGGCAGGGAAGGCTGCATCAAGATCCTGGGTAACGGTAAAGATAATACTACAAATGTCCTCGGTGGCAAGCTGATTAGCCACGATCACCTGTCGCACCAGTTCTTGGGTTGCGACGAAAATAGAATCCTTATCATTGTTTTCTGCCGTTATTGCTCCTCTAATCCCCCGTACAGACATGTAATCCGTCCTCTTCTCCTCACATTTTCATGATTTCCGGGATTTCCAATATGTTAGCACAATCACCAGGGATTGTAAAGGGCCAATTAGTCAAGGCTCCCCTG from Bacillota bacterium harbors:
- a CDS encoding (d)CMP kinase, giving the protein MVDKLSIAIDGPAGAGKSTVARLVAEQLGYQYVNTGAMYRAFALKVAEARTDSSIPPEICALLQTTSIDLKGDQVYLDGIDVSEKIRSTTIGALASDISTLPEVREQMVRWQREMAKDKGVVMDGRDIGTVVLPDADVKVFLTASLEERTRRRFEEMRAKGLEVNWDDVEAEIIKRDEQDSSRAVGPLKPAPDAVILDSTDLNISEVVGRVIDLCKRRLESCSTE
- the aroA gene encoding 3-phosphoshikimate 1-carboxyvinyltransferase, whose amino-acid sequence is MLKVKPAKGLQGQCRVPGDKSISHRALMLGAIARGTTHIQGLLESADCLGTLEILKSLGSDITRIGPGEYIVQSVGQDQLREPEEVLDAGNSGTTIRLLLGLVSTRPHFFVFTGDASLRRRPMDRVVKPLRQLGAQIDGRQGGMYAPIAVKGGPLQPGHIQSPVASAQVKSAVLLAGLGIPGTTTVTEPALSRDHTERMLTYLGCPVEREGTTVGVTGPRELEARPITITGDFSSAAFLLAAAVLLPDSVVTIENVNLNPTRTGFLEVLRRMGAQVEIANIREVCGEPVGDITARSSSLQGCEIGGDLIPWIIDELPLVALLGSQAQGETLVTDAAELRVKESDRIHTTAMELGKLGLKMETFPDGFRVQGGQMLQGGQCSSCHDHRIAMMLVVAGLLGREETWIEAPKCIGISFPGFVDLLNELCLEQCVESF
- a CDS encoding prephenate dehydrogenase encodes the protein MRKVVIVGLGLMGGSLGLALRCRTEDVYVIGYDTSPEVCQEALSLGAVDQIASTAAEAFSFGEVVFLATPIRGIMEYLTVAAQYCPPGSVISDLGSTKEQIVETARRVLPPGVTFIGGHPMAGKERSGITAASPHLFENAAYILTPFTDCPKENLTRLQALVEDTGAFPVILSPQDHDLIVSVVSHLPHLCAVALTLTAGKLSGTYPELLALAAGGFRDTTRVASGDPGLWLQILETNKGHIHRAIEQLKEVLTDLQRALAEDGEVLYERLRAAKVLRDELPRHSRRLTNYYELTVQVADEPGAIGAIAGILTEEKINIADIEIMRAREGEAGVLRLGFSDEQQLDQALKALRSRGHLVTRRT
- the aroF gene encoding 3-deoxy-7-phosphoheptulonate synthase, which encodes MIIVMEPKAGTSELNHVIERLKELGFEAHLSQGVERTIIGAIGDKTKINVEFLEAMPGVERVLPILQPFKLASREFRPERSQVKVGDVVIGGEQLVIMAGPCAVESEEQLLEAAEQVKAAGATILRGGAFKPRTSPYSFQGLEEEGLRLLALAREKTGLPVVSEVVNPRDVELVSQYVDMLQIGARNMQNFTLLREVGLTRKPVLLKRGMSATIEEWLMAAEYIISAGNFDVVLCERGIRTYETATRNTLDLSAVPLIRELSHLPIIVDPSHGTGKRRLVTAMARAAVAAGADGLMVEVHPCPEKALSDGPQSLRPDEFAALIGEVRKVAQVMERRL
- a CDS encoding histidinol-phosphate transaminase: MKYPQTRKCIDRITPYVPGKPIEEVQRELGISDVIKLASNENPLGPSPLAVQAMVDAAANMALYPDGAALALKEKLAAHLNVPVESLVVGNGSDEILKLIAEAFVDSEDSGIYADPSFSEYAYVLRLMGAREVAVPLVDFTHDLEAMAQAMDETTKIVFVCNPNNPTGTIVDEASLRAFVDRIPEDVLVVIDEAYYEYVDDPSYPQTVPWVLERPNVVVTRTFSKVYALAGLRVGYAVANPKLAADINRVKEPFNVNSMAQVAAIAALADQAHVQKSVEVNRQGKEYLYAEFEKLGLAYVPTQTNFIYVDLGRPSADVYQALLRQGVIVRQGDPFGQPTFIRVTIGIPEQNQRFVEALRTLF
- the aroH gene encoding chorismate mutase, translated to MSVRGIRGAITAENNDKDSIFVATQELVRQVIVANQLATEDICSIIFTVTQDLDAAFPATAARALGLDLVPMICSYEIAVPGSLPRCIRLLMHVNTEKKQDEIVHVYLKGARSLRPDLV